ATCTTGAGCTGGGTCTCCTGGAATTGACGGTAGCCTTCGAGTTGCGCCGGCGTCAGCACGCCTCCGAGCGCCTTCAGCTTGAGGTCAAACTGCTGCTTGCAGCCCGGTCGCCGCGCCGGGCGCCGCCTACTTGCGCGCGAAGCTGCAACACTTCGCCCTGCAAACCGCGTAATCGCTCCAGTTCGGCTTGATCAACTTTCAGCGGACGCAGCCGTTCGATCTCTTGGCGGAGGGCGGGCAGTTCCGCGGTTTGCGTCAAAAGCCGACTGTTTTCCGCAGCGCGCCGGTTCAGTTTTGTTTTTTGCCAGATGGGAGCCGCCACCCCGGCAACGACCAGGGCGGTGATGACGCCAGTTTTCAATTGGGTCGTGGTCATCAGTGATCACTGATCGGTCACACGTCAATGACCGGTCCGTCGCCGCTGTCGCGTCCTCCGGGAGGTCCCTTTCCGCGCCGGGTCTCGATCTTCACTTGATGCGTGCCGAGCATGAGGTTGACGACCAGCGAAACAATGCTGATCACCAGGGAGCCCCAAAAGGCCGCACCGAAACTGTCCACGTGGAACGGGCGCACCAGCCAGCCGACGAACGAGAGCAACATCGCGTTGATTACCAGGGTGAACAGGCCCAGGGTGAGGATGAGCAACGGCAGCGACAAGAGCAGCATTACGGGCCGAAGAAACGCATTCAAGACGCCCAACAGCAAAGACGCCACCAGGAGACCACCGAGCGTGTCGTAGTGAATCCCATCCACCACATTCGCTGCGACCAGCACCGCCAGCGTTGTAATGGCCCAGCGCTGGAGAAAGGGTTTTAAGTTTTCAAAGTTCAAAGTTCAAAGTTCAAAGTTCGATGTTCGATGCTCATCCCATTCCAACGCCCCGCCTCCGCTTCTGAGCAGCCGACTGCTTGTGGCCGCTTTCCCCTCCCTGCGAACGAGACCTCACCCCATCCCTCTGCCCATCGGAGGAGGAGAGGGTGTCCGCAGGACGGGAGAGGAGGTCGTTCAGGGGCTCAACGCGTCGATGATTCGAGGCGTTCAAATCGTTCATACGCGGCATCCCAGTCTTCTTTCGCTTCCGGCGCGAGGGTTTGGATGGGCAGCGATTCGCGCACAACATCCCTGGCCGAGGCCAGCGAGGGCAGATGCCCGAGCGTAATAGCCTGGATGAGCAGGTTCCCGGCGGCGGTCGCTTCGGCTGGTCCAACCACTACGGGAATTTGCGCGGCATTCGCCGTGAAACGATTCAGCAAGGCATTCTTGCTTCCGCCGCCCACGATGTGCAAGCGCTGGATCCGGCTGCCGGTGATCCGCTCCACCTGCCGCAACGTGCGGCGATAGAGCAGCGCCAGACTCTCCAAAACGCAACGGATCGTGGCGCCCGGATTCACCGGCGCAGGCTGGCTGGTTTCCGCGCAATAGTCGGCAACTTTTTTCGGCATGTCGCCGGGCGCCACGAACCGCGGGTCCGTCAAATTGACCAGCGACACGAAAGGAGGCGCGGCGGCGGCCAGTTCGGCCAGCGCGGCGTAATCGTATTCCCGCCCCTCTCTGGCCCACTCGCGGCGGCACTCTTGCACTACCCACAGTCCGACAATGTTCTTCAGAAGGCGAACGGAACCGCCGAAGCCGATTTCGTTGGTGAAGTTCAATTCGCGGCACGTTTCGTTGATGATCGGAACAGGCAAAGCCACACCCAGTAGCGACCACGTTCCCGAACTGAGGTAAGCCCAGTGTGTGCTGGACGTGCTCGGCACGGCGGCGATCGCCGCGGCCGTATCATGCGAACACGTGGCAATGACTTCCAGATTTGTCAGCCCGGTTTCGCGGGCGATTTCGGGACGCAAG
The sequence above is a segment of the Verrucomicrobiota bacterium genome. Coding sequences within it:
- a CDS encoding phage holin family protein, with translation MNFENLKPFLQRWAITTLAVLVAANVVDGIHYDTLGGLLVASLLLGVLNAFLRPVMLLLSLPLLILTLGLFTLVINAMLLSFVGWLVRPFHVDSFGAAFWGSLVISIVSLVVNLMLGTHQVKIETRRGKGPPGGRDSGDGPVIDV
- a CDS encoding rhamnulokinase, translated to MTTHYLACDLGAESGRLMAGTLDDGKLALEEIHRFPNTPIRAGDSLHWNVPQLFHELKAGLAKAATFGVRFSSFGCDTWGVDYLLFDPREELMPPAFHYRDARARRGVEAAYKKATWETIFAETGIQFMPFNTLFQLATEPRERLERAQHLLLVADGLNYLLTGVAKAEESLASTSQLYNPRTRSWADRLIEALGLPRRIFPPIVPSGTKLGPLRPEIARETGLTNLEVIATCSHDTAAAIAAVPSTSSTHWAYLSSGTWSLLGVALPVPIINETCRELNFTNEIGFGGSVRLLKNIVGLWVVQECRREWAREGREYDYAALAELAAAAPPFVSLVNLTDPRFVAPGDMPKKVADYCAETSQPAPVNPGATIRCVLESLALLYRRTLRQVERITGSRIQRLHIVGGGSKNALLNRFTANAAQIPVVVGPAEATAAGNLLIQAITLGHLPSLASARDVVRESLPIQTLAPEAKEDWDAAYERFERLESSTR